The Ahaetulla prasina isolate Xishuangbanna chromosome 4, ASM2864084v1, whole genome shotgun sequence genome has a window encoding:
- the LOC131198655 gene encoding interleukin-8-like — MELLRVFYSSCANMSCLAFRTTTLLVLFLLLAGSALQTHARELRCKCVKVVSHRISTGSIASVDFIPEGPHCIRLEVILTRKDGKQFCLNTTMPWVQRVVQRFTKRISNL; from the exons ATGGAGCTGCTCAGAGTGTTCTACAGCAGTTGCGCCAACATGAGCTGCCTAGCCTTCCGCACGACCACCCTACTTGTCCTCTTCCTACTGCTGGCCGGGAGCGCCTTGCAGACCCATG CAAGAGAATTGCGTTGCAAGTGTGTGAAGGTTGTTTCCCATAGAATTTCCACTGGGTCCATTGCTTCTGTGGATTTCATACCTGAGGGACCGCACTGCATTAGACTTGAAGTCAT ACTCACCAGGAAAGATGGGAAACAATTCTGCCTGAATACGACAATGCCATGGGTTCAGAGGGTTGTCCAAAGATTTACAAAG CGAATTAGTAACCTGTGA